From Pseudarthrobacter equi, a single genomic window includes:
- a CDS encoding VOC family protein: METPLSHLAHLEITTPDVEASAKFYEEKFGMRIIDRVDGNVYLRCWGDYYRYSLVITEGPEATLGRMAWRTNSQAALEAAAQRIETTGVQGTWTAGGHGYGKAYEFTGPYGHHMRLFYEVEKFVAEPGFESIYPDRPERRSSHAAAPRFLDHVTVASSDVRGFAKWYNEALGFRVMAFVDLDEAPITVFSVLTTNEKSHDLGVVLDTSNRPGRVNHIAFWVDATEDLLRTADVMMENGTPMEYGPSIHGVGEQNFLYFRDPSGMRVELNSGGYRNYVPDWEANTWKPSEGSNNFYKNGAMPHSMTESFPPAEGFTATEEGASPEMKEALLNPYAQQGRG; this comes from the coding sequence GTGGAAACTCCCCTCTCCCATCTTGCCCACCTTGAGATCACCACCCCCGACGTTGAAGCCTCGGCCAAGTTCTACGAGGAAAAGTTCGGAATGCGCATCATTGACCGAGTGGATGGCAACGTCTACCTGCGCTGCTGGGGCGACTACTACCGCTACAGCTTGGTCATCACCGAAGGCCCCGAGGCCACCCTCGGCCGCATGGCCTGGCGCACCAATTCGCAGGCAGCCCTCGAAGCCGCCGCCCAGCGCATCGAAACCACCGGTGTCCAGGGCACCTGGACCGCCGGCGGCCACGGCTACGGCAAGGCCTACGAGTTCACCGGTCCCTACGGCCACCACATGCGCCTGTTCTACGAGGTGGAAAAGTTCGTCGCCGAACCCGGCTTTGAATCCATCTACCCGGACCGCCCCGAGCGCCGCAGCAGCCACGCCGCCGCCCCGCGCTTCCTGGACCACGTCACCGTCGCCAGCTCCGACGTCCGCGGCTTCGCCAAGTGGTACAACGAGGCCCTCGGCTTCCGCGTCATGGCATTCGTGGACCTGGACGAAGCTCCCATCACCGTCTTCTCGGTCCTGACCACCAACGAAAAGTCCCACGACCTCGGCGTCGTCCTGGACACCTCCAACCGCCCCGGCCGCGTCAACCACATCGCATTCTGGGTGGATGCCACCGAGGACCTGCTCCGCACCGCGGACGTCATGATGGAAAACGGCACCCCCATGGAATACGGCCCCTCCATCCACGGCGTCGGCGAGCAGAACTTCCTCTACTTCCGTGACCCGTCCGGCATGCGCGTTGAGCTCAACTCCGGCGGCTACCGCAACTACGTTCCGGACTGGGAAGCCAACACCTGGAAGCCGTCCGAGGGTTCGAACAACTTCTACAAGAACGGCGCCATGCCCCACTCCATGACCGAGTCCTTCCCGCCTGCCGAGGGTTTCACCGCCACTGAGGAAGGTGCCTCCCCGGAAATGAAGGAAGCACTCCTGAACCCTTACGCCCAGCAGGGCCGGGGCTAA
- a CDS encoding LysR family transcriptional regulator, producing the protein MVNLLTADLNLLVALDALLMERNVTRAGARIGISQPAMSSSLQRLRRQFDDQLLTRIGSSYELTPLAQVLQEDVSQILRMVERTFDAQAVFDPALSTRSFRIVTSDYCLTALSGTLMNMLQKEAPGVQVHFDAVTPQAVERIKETLQNADLMLIPKGHFSGFPHTELFTDNWVCVTGDTSAEKTLTVEQMRDARWARLFGTEVDSTLADRRVYDLQLGEKTDIIVDSFLMLPFAVAGTSRLALVQERLAQMLASVAGVKIMQLPISLPTLVECAWWHPSKSPDPGHQWFRRLVARAAAELDTATEPGSEPAAPGSIHISEPSEAERPEPLTAQYLPA; encoded by the coding sequence ATGGTCAACCTACTGACTGCCGATCTCAACCTTTTGGTTGCCCTTGACGCTTTGCTGATGGAGCGAAACGTCACCCGGGCGGGGGCGAGGATCGGAATCAGCCAACCGGCCATGAGCTCTTCCCTGCAAAGGCTGCGCCGGCAATTTGATGATCAGTTGCTGACCCGGATTGGCTCGTCATATGAGCTCACTCCCCTGGCGCAGGTCCTCCAGGAGGACGTTTCGCAGATACTCCGGATGGTTGAACGCACGTTCGATGCGCAGGCTGTCTTTGACCCTGCACTCTCAACCCGCAGCTTCCGGATCGTCACGTCCGACTATTGCCTGACGGCTCTTTCCGGGACGTTGATGAACATGCTCCAGAAGGAGGCGCCGGGTGTGCAGGTGCACTTCGACGCCGTCACACCGCAGGCCGTGGAACGCATTAAGGAGACGCTCCAGAATGCGGATCTCATGCTCATACCCAAAGGGCACTTTTCCGGCTTCCCCCACACGGAGCTGTTCACGGACAACTGGGTGTGCGTCACTGGAGACACTTCAGCGGAGAAAACCCTGACAGTCGAGCAAATGCGCGACGCACGCTGGGCCAGGTTGTTCGGCACGGAAGTTGATTCAACGCTGGCTGATCGCCGGGTCTATGACCTTCAGCTGGGGGAAAAGACGGACATCATTGTTGACAGCTTCCTCATGCTGCCTTTCGCAGTAGCAGGGACGTCACGCCTCGCCCTTGTCCAGGAACGGCTGGCCCAGATGCTCGCATCCGTAGCCGGCGTCAAGATCATGCAGCTTCCCATCAGCCTCCCCACCTTGGTGGAGTGCGCTTGGTGGCACCCCTCCAAATCCCCGGACCCGGGGCACCAGTGGTTCCGTCGGCTTGTTGCCCGCGCAGCAGCAGAGCTTGATACGGCAACAGAGCCCGGAAGTGAGCCGGCTGCCCCAGGGTCCATCCACATTTCAGAACCATCCGAGGCAGAACGCCCTGAGCCGCTGACGGCCCAATACCTTCCTGCCTGA
- a CDS encoding beta-glucosidase: MTTTSEHADPVPAGTEIVGAELTGGLNGWSTTASAAAGVEEMVLLDGPLGIVSKAMDERDTSLIMPSGTALGATWNPELVREIGQVIGQQGVERGVSAILGPNLNMPRSPLTGRGFEMFSEDPYLTGTLGAAWVEGLQSQGVGSCTKHVVANDTETERRRMNSRVEQATLRETYLLPFEVTVRAANPWMLMMAYNRVNGTHCSQNADLISVLKEEWRYDGVVVSDWYGVDDTVAAANAGLDLEMPGPATYLGGRFAEAVASGTVAPERLGDAVERVTRLADRTGRRTGATLPAPAHVRSREEQLKVLREAAGQSFVLLENKDATLPLDLSRVKTLAVVGPNADKPCFQGGTFATVRPEGQVVTPLDAIREAAGPGVEVLYEPGAAPASALSLTELGSTAPDGTPGVLLEILPAGEADDVLYREIRKSSAFVWFGPVPGLGAGVPGRARITAHVNLSAPARWMVGAGGTGVSSLRVDGQEVLVVPPPAPDDVMGVVARADTREIPVDLPAGTAELVIDMAFQPGRVQAITAVATPEQVTDPLSAAVDLAARADAVVVVIGDQQGSSRESADRTTAALDPSSDWLVDAVAGVAANTIVVVNASRAVLLPWADKVKAVLMAWFPGQEFGPALAGVLTGSTAPAGRLPVSFPGRNEDIPGWGTALDADLTLDYSASEPMGYRHFQTAELQPRYPFGYGLGYTSFELVDAVASASSSVSARQGDGAHGVSVRATVTNTGASRGRDVVQAYLRAPHETDFRLAGFAGTHLAAGESREVDIALEPLCFRRWDSTASAWVVPSGEWEIRTSRNAAAGGILCRIPL, translated from the coding sequence GTGACCACCACCAGCGAACACGCTGACCCCGTACCCGCCGGGACGGAAATCGTTGGAGCAGAGCTCACCGGCGGTTTGAACGGCTGGAGCACCACAGCGAGCGCAGCCGCCGGGGTTGAAGAAATGGTCCTGCTGGACGGTCCCCTGGGAATCGTCAGCAAGGCCATGGACGAACGGGACACCTCCCTGATCATGCCTTCGGGAACAGCTCTGGGCGCCACGTGGAATCCGGAACTGGTTCGGGAAATAGGCCAGGTGATTGGCCAGCAGGGCGTCGAGCGTGGCGTCTCAGCCATCCTGGGCCCCAACCTGAACATGCCCCGGTCACCACTGACGGGCCGGGGTTTCGAGATGTTCTCGGAAGACCCCTACCTGACCGGCACGTTGGGGGCAGCATGGGTGGAGGGTCTCCAGTCGCAAGGCGTTGGTTCCTGCACCAAGCACGTGGTGGCCAACGACACCGAAACAGAACGACGCCGGATGAACTCGAGGGTGGAACAAGCCACCTTGAGGGAGACCTACCTGTTGCCGTTTGAGGTTACGGTGCGCGCTGCCAACCCGTGGATGTTGATGATGGCCTACAACCGGGTCAACGGCACCCACTGTTCCCAAAACGCGGACCTCATCAGCGTACTGAAAGAGGAGTGGCGTTACGACGGCGTGGTGGTATCCGACTGGTACGGCGTGGATGACACAGTGGCGGCCGCCAACGCCGGCCTGGATCTGGAAATGCCCGGGCCGGCCACCTACCTTGGCGGCCGCTTTGCTGAGGCCGTGGCCTCGGGCACGGTGGCACCGGAGCGTTTGGGTGACGCCGTGGAACGCGTCACCCGGCTCGCGGACCGGACAGGTCGCCGCACCGGCGCTACCTTACCGGCCCCCGCCCACGTGCGCAGCCGGGAGGAACAGCTGAAGGTGCTCCGCGAGGCCGCCGGCCAGTCGTTCGTGTTGCTCGAAAACAAGGACGCCACCCTGCCGTTGGACTTGTCCCGGGTGAAGACGCTGGCAGTTGTGGGACCCAATGCGGACAAACCGTGCTTCCAAGGCGGAACCTTCGCCACTGTGCGTCCCGAAGGCCAGGTGGTCACACCCCTGGACGCCATCCGCGAGGCAGCAGGTCCCGGCGTCGAGGTTCTTTACGAGCCCGGAGCCGCGCCGGCGTCGGCGTTGTCCCTGACGGAGCTCGGGAGTACGGCACCGGACGGAACGCCGGGCGTTCTTCTGGAGATCCTGCCGGCCGGAGAAGCTGACGACGTTCTGTACCGCGAGATCCGTAAGTCTTCAGCGTTCGTATGGTTTGGTCCCGTTCCGGGCCTGGGCGCGGGCGTTCCTGGCCGGGCACGCATTACGGCTCATGTAAACCTCTCCGCCCCTGCCCGCTGGATGGTGGGTGCCGGCGGGACCGGCGTCAGTTCACTCCGGGTTGATGGCCAGGAGGTGTTGGTGGTTCCTCCGCCCGCGCCCGATGACGTCATGGGAGTAGTTGCGCGCGCAGACACCCGGGAGATTCCCGTGGACCTGCCTGCAGGGACGGCGGAACTGGTGATCGACATGGCCTTCCAGCCCGGACGCGTGCAAGCGATCACGGCAGTGGCCACACCGGAACAAGTCACCGATCCGTTGTCCGCCGCTGTTGACCTGGCGGCGCGGGCAGACGCCGTGGTGGTGGTCATCGGCGATCAGCAAGGGTCATCCCGTGAAAGTGCGGACCGCACGACGGCGGCACTTGACCCCTCGAGCGACTGGCTGGTTGACGCTGTTGCCGGGGTGGCGGCCAACACCATCGTGGTGGTCAATGCCTCCCGTGCAGTGCTCCTGCCGTGGGCGGACAAGGTCAAAGCTGTACTGATGGCATGGTTCCCCGGGCAGGAATTCGGTCCTGCGTTGGCTGGAGTCCTGACCGGCAGCACCGCTCCGGCCGGCCGGCTGCCGGTGTCCTTCCCGGGCCGGAATGAAGATATTCCCGGCTGGGGAACAGCGTTGGATGCCGATCTCACGCTGGACTACTCAGCCAGCGAACCCATGGGTTACCGGCACTTCCAAACCGCGGAACTGCAACCCCGCTACCCCTTTGGCTACGGGCTCGGATACACCTCATTTGAGCTGGTTGATGCCGTTGCTTCCGCCAGTTCCTCCGTTTCGGCCCGGCAGGGGGACGGCGCTCATGGTGTCTCAGTGAGAGCAACGGTCACCAATACCGGCGCCTCCAGGGGCCGCGACGTTGTCCAGGCATACCTCAGGGCACCGCATGAAACGGACTTCAGGTTGGCCGGTTTTGCGGGCACCCATCTCGCCGCAGGCGAGAGCCGTGAGGTGGACATCGCACTCGAGCCCCTGTGCTTCCGGCGTTGGGATTCCACGGCTTCAGCCTGGGTTGTCCCGTCCGGAGAATGGGAAATCCGGACATCCCGGAACGCTGCGGCCGGGGGAATACTCTGTAGGATCCCCTTGTGA
- a CDS encoding TetR/AcrR family transcriptional regulator encodes MTLPDTKSREPKQARSRQSFEKTVEAALALLEERGNDEFTLAEVSAHAGVSIGSIYARFQGKDELIRVAHGRKMDNIDAVSDHLFGALRLDPRAPLKSYAQEAVNLTIEILRRYADILRPFMLRATQDETISKRGAAAHAVMAAHFADVLRSWPGGYLGQPDIDWSFNVAYSVVARRLGLGSTTEGSGDVEWPDIAEKLAGMVASYLLAELDGSNRESARP; translated from the coding sequence GTGACACTTCCGGACACAAAGTCCCGCGAGCCCAAACAGGCCAGGAGCCGCCAATCGTTTGAAAAGACGGTTGAGGCGGCCCTGGCCCTGCTCGAGGAGCGGGGAAACGACGAATTCACCCTGGCCGAAGTCAGCGCGCACGCCGGAGTATCCATCGGTTCCATCTATGCCCGCTTTCAAGGCAAAGACGAGCTCATCCGCGTTGCCCACGGCCGCAAGATGGACAACATCGACGCTGTCTCAGACCACCTTTTCGGGGCCTTGCGGCTGGACCCCCGGGCACCGCTGAAGAGTTACGCCCAGGAAGCGGTCAACCTCACCATCGAGATCCTCCGCCGGTATGCCGATATCCTGCGCCCCTTCATGCTGCGGGCCACCCAGGACGAGACGATCTCGAAGCGGGGCGCGGCTGCCCACGCCGTGATGGCGGCGCACTTCGCCGACGTCCTGCGGTCGTGGCCGGGCGGCTACCTTGGGCAGCCGGATATCGACTGGAGTTTCAACGTTGCCTACAGCGTGGTGGCACGCCGTCTGGGCCTTGGCAGCACCACTGAGGGTAGCGGTGACGTGGAATGGCCGGATATCGCTGAAAAACTTGCCGGAATGGTGGCTTCCTACCTTCTGGCCGAGCTGGACGGGTCCAACCGCGAGAGTGCTCGCCCCTAA
- a CDS encoding flavin reductase — protein MAQSIRASTAENQDTSPENAAWFRYALGQYPTGVTLITAAPDDDEPAGMVVGTFSSVSLDPPLVAFMPDVRSTSWPKIRETGSFCANVLTAGQQDVCRAFSRKAEDRFTANQWGGTPSGSPRLEGAAAWIDCDIEDVIRSGDHDIVIGRVKALGVGSSKELPLLFLRGGYGSFTIPSIVSPATALTRHVKAADAARPVIEALAEALKLEVLVSGLVDDSVVVLTAAGVDSSPGGSPSRVGVSFGLAAPLAPLHVAWAGEAAEKRWIENARDVVGEVDATLAQAELEQVRSLGYAISVDVGAAAEFERIVHVPSDTAAPDLSGVLPLLIERAASSGPAALDDPAGVTSLHAPVFDAEGQVAVTLTLNGFSGNDPVSRLEACRDRLFAAAQSITGAIGGIHPAQNS, from the coding sequence ATGGCACAAAGCATCCGCGCTTCCACTGCAGAAAACCAGGACACCAGCCCCGAAAACGCGGCTTGGTTCCGGTACGCCCTGGGTCAGTACCCCACCGGCGTCACCCTGATCACTGCCGCCCCCGATGACGACGAACCGGCGGGAATGGTGGTAGGTACCTTTAGTTCCGTCTCGTTGGATCCTCCGTTGGTGGCGTTCATGCCTGACGTCCGTTCCACGAGTTGGCCCAAGATCCGCGAGACGGGCTCTTTCTGCGCCAACGTCCTGACCGCCGGACAGCAGGATGTTTGCCGTGCGTTCTCCCGTAAAGCCGAGGACCGTTTCACGGCCAACCAATGGGGTGGCACTCCTTCCGGCAGCCCGCGTCTGGAAGGTGCAGCCGCTTGGATCGACTGCGATATTGAGGACGTCATCCGCTCCGGAGACCACGACATCGTGATTGGCCGCGTAAAAGCCCTGGGTGTGGGGTCCTCCAAGGAACTTCCCCTCCTTTTCCTGCGGGGTGGATACGGCTCGTTCACCATCCCCTCCATCGTTTCGCCGGCCACCGCCCTGACCCGGCACGTCAAGGCTGCGGACGCGGCGCGTCCGGTCATTGAAGCCCTGGCGGAAGCCTTGAAGCTCGAGGTCCTGGTCAGCGGATTGGTTGACGATTCCGTCGTCGTCCTGACGGCGGCCGGCGTGGACAGCTCTCCCGGGGGTTCGCCGTCACGGGTGGGAGTCTCCTTCGGCCTGGCCGCTCCGCTGGCTCCGCTGCACGTGGCGTGGGCGGGAGAAGCCGCGGAAAAGAGGTGGATCGAGAACGCCCGCGACGTGGTGGGTGAGGTTGATGCCACCCTTGCGCAGGCCGAGCTTGAGCAGGTGAGGTCCTTGGGCTACGCCATATCCGTGGATGTGGGCGCCGCAGCCGAATTCGAACGAATTGTGCACGTCCCCAGCGACACGGCGGCACCCGACCTCAGCGGCGTCCTGCCTCTTCTTATCGAGAGGGCAGCATCCTCCGGGCCTGCCGCATTGGATGATCCTGCAGGGGTTACGTCCTTGCACGCCCCCGTCTTCGATGCGGAAGGACAGGTGGCAGTAACGCTGACGCTGAACGGATTCTCGGGCAATGACCCCGTGTCACGCCTGGAAGCATGCCGCGACAGATTATTCGCTGCCGCACAATCGATCACCGGCGCGATCGGAGGTATCCATCCGGCCCAGAATTCCTAG
- a CDS encoding FAD-dependent monooxygenase, with protein sequence MAAVQNVGIVGAGAAGLAAAILLADAGIRVEILEKAAAPQTLGSGITLQGNALRVLRQLGVWDRVEAKGYGFSTLGLRAPDPNGTVLAVLEDIRTGGDDLPATMGMYRPDLTAILRERAEQAGARISYGRSVTEITDDGGSVTVRTADGTAASYDLLIGADGLHSAVRKAIGIDVEPRPTGMGIWRAFVERPEEVVRTDLTYGGPCFIAGYCPTGQDTIYAYLVEKAQERKHEDGPRIMAELAAAYGGPWNEIRGNLDHSARINYTWFTTHLVDGPWNRGRTVIIGDAAHSCPPTVAQGAAMALEDAAVLVELLISADHVTETLFKEFTDRRLDRATAVVNASVQLGQWMLDGVRDADVPGLMNSLSTMLKDPA encoded by the coding sequence ATGGCAGCAGTACAGAACGTCGGAATCGTTGGGGCGGGAGCCGCCGGGCTGGCCGCTGCCATCCTCCTGGCCGATGCAGGAATCCGGGTGGAGATCCTGGAAAAGGCAGCCGCCCCGCAGACCCTCGGGTCCGGAATCACCCTGCAGGGGAACGCCCTCCGGGTCCTCCGGCAGCTCGGCGTCTGGGACCGGGTGGAGGCCAAGGGCTACGGGTTCAGCACCCTGGGCCTGCGCGCCCCGGACCCCAACGGCACAGTCCTGGCAGTCCTTGAGGACATCCGTACCGGCGGCGATGACCTCCCGGCCACCATGGGCATGTACCGGCCGGACCTCACCGCCATCCTCCGCGAACGCGCCGAGCAGGCGGGCGCACGCATCAGTTATGGCAGGAGCGTCACGGAGATAACGGACGACGGCGGGTCCGTCACCGTACGCACGGCCGATGGCACCGCCGCCAGCTACGACCTCCTGATCGGCGCTGACGGGCTGCACTCCGCCGTCCGCAAGGCGATCGGTATCGACGTCGAGCCCAGGCCCACGGGCATGGGCATCTGGCGCGCGTTCGTCGAGCGGCCTGAAGAAGTGGTCCGCACCGACCTCACGTACGGCGGCCCCTGCTTCATCGCCGGCTACTGCCCCACGGGCCAGGACACCATCTACGCCTACCTGGTGGAAAAGGCGCAGGAGCGCAAACATGAGGACGGCCCCCGCATCATGGCCGAACTCGCCGCAGCCTACGGCGGACCGTGGAACGAAATCCGCGGCAACCTGGACCACAGCGCCCGCATCAACTACACCTGGTTCACCACCCACCTGGTCGACGGACCATGGAACCGCGGCCGTACCGTCATCATCGGCGACGCCGCGCACAGCTGCCCGCCCACAGTGGCCCAGGGCGCTGCCATGGCTTTGGAGGACGCTGCCGTCCTGGTCGAACTGCTGATCAGTGCCGACCACGTCACCGAAACCCTGTTCAAGGAGTTCACTGACCGCCGCCTGGACCGTGCCACGGCAGTGGTCAACGCCTCGGTGCAGCTGGGCCAATGGATGCTCGACGGCGTCCGCGACGCCGATGTGCCCGGCCTGATGAACTCACTTTCCACCATGTTGAAGGACCCCGCATGA
- a CDS encoding LLM class flavin-dependent oxidoreductase — MHFSLFLTSRSRGPEEDRAVMQAMVEHATDAEQKGFDAVFLPDHHFTGYAPPASDPFVFAAYLAGKLERMHFGFSVQTLALHHPVRFAERLALLDQLTDGKLLVGVGSGTTPEEMIGFGVNYQDSSRLANENLEIAERLWAKQSGDEPVSFDNGHYRGAVVSRIVPTPYTKPEPRVMSVAARPSSVERAAKKAQPAFILAFTPPIIDSGNAYEEVKKNFGIYRSALEAAGHSEEAVRAALEWTTHSYQHVHIAETDEQAAAEMDIILQQYQETVEREHAANKAAEAISGVDLRPTPDARTEGYKGTWCLYGSPETVAAELQKYADLGIGNVLMAAMGGPLTDERRRFTAQTMRLFAERVQPLLLSNEAAAEADKVAAL; from the coding sequence ATGCATTTCTCCCTGTTCCTCACCTCCCGTTCCCGCGGCCCCGAAGAAGACCGTGCTGTGATGCAGGCAATGGTGGAGCACGCCACCGACGCCGAGCAAAAGGGTTTTGACGCCGTCTTCCTCCCCGACCACCACTTCACCGGTTACGCCCCGCCGGCAAGCGATCCCTTCGTTTTCGCCGCGTACCTCGCCGGCAAACTGGAGCGCATGCACTTCGGCTTTTCCGTCCAGACCCTGGCCCTGCACCACCCGGTCCGGTTTGCCGAGCGGCTCGCACTGCTGGACCAGCTGACTGACGGCAAGCTTCTGGTGGGTGTCGGCAGCGGAACCACGCCGGAGGAAATGATCGGTTTCGGCGTGAACTACCAAGACAGCTCACGGTTGGCCAATGAGAACCTGGAGATCGCGGAGCGCCTCTGGGCCAAGCAATCCGGAGATGAGCCGGTCAGCTTTGACAACGGCCACTACCGCGGCGCAGTGGTGTCCCGAATCGTGCCCACGCCGTATACCAAGCCGGAACCCCGCGTCATGTCCGTGGCAGCGCGCCCTTCCAGCGTTGAGCGGGCAGCCAAGAAGGCCCAGCCGGCCTTCATCCTTGCCTTCACCCCGCCCATCATCGACAGCGGAAATGCCTATGAAGAAGTAAAGAAAAACTTCGGCATTTACCGCAGCGCCCTTGAAGCTGCGGGCCACTCGGAAGAGGCCGTCCGAGCCGCCCTGGAATGGACCACCCACTCCTACCAGCACGTGCACATCGCGGAGACCGATGAGCAAGCCGCAGCCGAGATGGACATCATCCTTCAGCAGTACCAAGAAACCGTTGAGCGCGAGCACGCTGCCAACAAGGCGGCCGAAGCCATCAGCGGTGTTGACTTGCGCCCCACTCCCGATGCCAGGACCGAAGGCTACAAGGGAACCTGGTGCCTCTACGGCAGCCCGGAAACCGTGGCCGCCGAGCTGCAGAAATACGCTGACCTGGGTATCGGCAATGTGCTCATGGCCGCGATGGGCGGGCCCCTCACGGACGAACGCCGCCGCTTTACTGCCCAGACCATGCGGCTCTTCGCAGAGCGCGTCCAGCCCCTGCTGCTGTCCAACGAAGCCGCCGCGGAGGCAGACAAGGTTGCAGCTCTGTGA
- a CDS encoding cyclase family protein → MTAQDTATGTGESATDSTVIRREDPLGSIRAMAAAHNNWGRWGQDDVLGTLNFIEAAKRVEAAALVTTGEAFSLSQPFDTNGPQKGWRRRTNPVHTMTDTGVDAERGNQGFPHGFGGADDVIAMPLQCSTQWDGLGHIFDQGKAWNGRAAGDVVTSEGDLVTGIETAAAKIATRGVLLDVGRALGPELGRNDGELPDGFAITPEHLQRTIDLQGPSSQVRRGDIVVIRTGQYTRVRRDGWGDYAGGAAPGLSFSTAPWLHCSEIAGIATDTWGFEVRPNEFDGAFQPLHQIAIPNLGLFLGEMWDPDALAEACAADGRYDFLLTAAPLPITGAVGSPVNPIALR, encoded by the coding sequence GTGACCGCACAGGACACAGCAACCGGCACCGGGGAATCAGCCACTGATTCCACGGTTATCCGGCGTGAAGACCCGCTCGGCAGCATCCGCGCCATGGCTGCAGCCCACAACAACTGGGGCCGCTGGGGCCAGGACGACGTGCTGGGCACCCTTAACTTCATCGAAGCCGCCAAACGCGTCGAGGCCGCCGCCCTGGTCACAACCGGCGAGGCGTTCTCGCTGTCCCAGCCGTTCGACACCAACGGGCCACAGAAAGGCTGGCGCCGCCGCACCAACCCGGTCCACACCATGACGGACACCGGAGTGGACGCCGAACGCGGCAACCAGGGTTTCCCCCATGGCTTCGGTGGGGCGGACGACGTCATCGCCATGCCGTTGCAGTGCTCCACCCAGTGGGACGGACTGGGCCACATCTTCGACCAGGGCAAGGCCTGGAACGGCCGCGCCGCCGGCGACGTGGTCACCTCCGAAGGCGATCTGGTCACCGGCATCGAAACAGCGGCCGCCAAGATCGCCACCCGGGGTGTGTTGCTCGACGTCGGCCGCGCCCTGGGCCCCGAGCTGGGACGGAACGACGGCGAACTGCCGGACGGCTTCGCCATCACCCCCGAACACCTCCAGCGGACCATCGACCTGCAGGGACCCAGCTCCCAAGTGCGCCGCGGTGACATCGTGGTGATCCGCACCGGCCAGTACACCCGCGTCCGGCGCGACGGCTGGGGCGACTACGCCGGCGGAGCCGCTCCCGGACTGTCCTTCAGCACCGCACCGTGGCTGCACTGCAGCGAAATCGCCGGGATCGCCACCGACACCTGGGGCTTCGAGGTCCGCCCCAACGAATTCGACGGCGCGTTCCAGCCCCTCCACCAGATCGCCATCCCCAACCTGGGACTGTTCCTCGGCGAGATGTGGGATCCGGACGCTCTCGCGGAGGCGTGCGCGGCGGACGGCAGGTACGACTTCCTGCTCACCGCAGCCCCGTTACCCATCACCGGTGCGGTCGGCTCACCCGTCAACCCGATCGCCCTGCGGTAG
- a CDS encoding fumarylacetoacetate hydrolase family protein, producing MDETTYALIRFQEPGDSKARSGLLVGDRVLPLDSDINSLIEHWDSMETELDSLAASAGGDTGLDRAAVEILAPVEPAQVLQTGANYRKHVIDLAVAHREAGQDAEEVRAKTAAMMDKRAGQGTPYFFIGLPTAVASATDDLTLPSYSTSHDWELELAAVIGKTAFRVTPEEALEHVFGYTMVNDITTREYVFRKDMPAIGSDWYRAKNAPGFLPTGPLLVPAKFFGDPQDVQVTLKLNGQAMQDESTQDMIFGVAKLVSEASQIMPLRPGDLVLTGSPAGNGQHWGRLLQDGDVMEGTITGLGTQLIHCKDETTTESSKQ from the coding sequence ATGGATGAAACCACTTATGCACTCATCCGCTTCCAGGAACCCGGAGACAGTAAGGCCCGCTCGGGCCTGCTCGTTGGCGACCGCGTCCTGCCGCTGGATTCGGACATCAATTCCCTGATCGAGCACTGGGACAGCATGGAAACAGAGCTGGACTCCCTCGCTGCCTCCGCAGGCGGGGACACCGGACTGGACCGCGCCGCCGTCGAAATCCTTGCACCCGTTGAGCCCGCCCAGGTCCTGCAGACCGGCGCCAACTACCGCAAGCACGTCATCGACCTGGCTGTGGCACACCGCGAGGCAGGGCAGGATGCGGAGGAAGTCCGGGCCAAGACGGCAGCCATGATGGACAAGCGCGCGGGCCAGGGCACGCCGTACTTCTTCATCGGGCTCCCGACGGCGGTCGCTTCCGCCACGGACGACCTCACCTTGCCGTCCTACTCCACGTCCCACGACTGGGAATTGGAACTGGCGGCAGTGATCGGCAAGACAGCGTTCCGGGTGACCCCCGAAGAAGCGCTCGAGCATGTGTTTGGCTACACGATGGTCAACGACATCACCACCCGTGAATATGTGTTCCGCAAGGACATGCCCGCCATCGGCTCGGACTGGTACCGCGCCAAGAACGCCCCCGGATTCCTTCCCACCGGCCCCCTGCTGGTGCCGGCCAAGTTCTTCGGCGATCCCCAGGACGTCCAGGTGACGCTGAAGCTCAACGGCCAGGCCATGCAGGACGAGTCCACGCAGGACATGATCTTCGGCGTAGCCAAGCTGGTCAGCGAGGCTTCGCAGATCATGCCGCTGCGCCCGGGCGACCTGGTCCTCACCGGCAGCCCGGCCGGCAACGGCCAGCACTGGGGCCGGCTCCTCCAGGACGGCGACGTCATGGAAGGCACCATCACCGGCCTGGGCACCCAACTCATCCACTGCAAGGACGAAACCACCACCGAAAGCAGCAAGCAGTGA